In Streptomyces durocortorensis, a genomic segment contains:
- a CDS encoding P-loop NTPase family protein — MRVMNGGEGQSRAMGGRDREGVPGEVPVGDGAAAGDGPADRVPGRVVVLGTSGAGKSTLGAPLAALIGAAHSELDRFQHGPNWTQATPEEFRKKVLAEAESPRWLFDGNYIDRVAADLWPRADLIVWLNPPLPVILRRLFVRSLKRIVLRTELWGGNREGWGALFSRNSVLRWAVRSNRRHVEELPGRLAELEAQGVEVVRLRSGAAARAWSRAMDERVRARVTEAFTRVAAPSGEPGTVLDAADVLPKDCADCLAATFPDSPRTNLIERGRAATGAGTVAPVWRAAVDGLLAAGGGEAVIRASTRWESGHSETGDGVAPGARTARQSVGEEAVPADGASLRLRFVSGSGHGVLTVEYAQSG; from the coding sequence ATGCGTGTGATGAATGGCGGCGAAGGACAGAGTCGGGCGATGGGCGGGCGTGACCGGGAGGGTGTTCCCGGCGAGGTGCCGGTGGGGGACGGAGCCGCGGCCGGGGACGGTCCGGCGGATCGGGTTCCCGGGCGCGTGGTGGTGCTCGGGACGAGCGGGGCGGGAAAGTCCACTCTCGGCGCGCCCCTCGCAGCCCTGATCGGTGCCGCCCACAGCGAGCTCGACCGGTTCCAGCACGGGCCCAACTGGACGCAGGCGACGCCCGAGGAGTTCCGGAAGAAGGTCCTGGCGGAGGCAGAGAGCCCGCGCTGGCTGTTCGACGGCAACTACATCGACCGCGTCGCCGCCGATCTGTGGCCGCGCGCCGACCTGATCGTCTGGCTCAACCCGCCGTTGCCGGTGATCCTGCGGCGGTTGTTCGTCCGCAGCCTGAAGCGGATCGTTCTGCGTACCGAGCTGTGGGGCGGAAATCGCGAGGGCTGGGGTGCGCTCTTCAGCCGTAACTCGGTCCTGCGGTGGGCCGTACGGTCCAACCGGCGGCATGTCGAGGAACTGCCGGGCAGGCTCGCGGAGCTTGAAGCGCAGGGTGTCGAGGTCGTACGGCTGCGCTCCGGCGCCGCCGCCCGCGCCTGGTCGCGCGCCATGGACGAGCGTGTGCGGGCTCGTGTGACGGAGGCTTTCACGCGGGTGGCAGCGCCTTCCGGGGAACCCGGGACGGTGCTCGACGCCGCGGACGTGCTGCCGAAGGATTGCGCGGACTGTCTCGCGGCCACCTTCCCCGACAGTCCTCGGACGAACCTGATCGAGCGGGGCAGGGCGGCGACCGGGGCCGGGACGGTGGCGCCGGTGTGGCGGGCCGCGGTGGACGGTCTCCTCGCGGCAGGTGGTGGTGAAGCCGTGATCCGGGCCTCCACCCGTTGGGAGAGCGGCCACTCGGAGACCGGTGACGGAGTGGCGCCCGGAGCGCGTACCGCCCGGCAGTCGGTCGGGGAGGAGGCTGTTCCGGCGGACGGGGCGTCGCTGCGGCTCCGCTTCGTCTCCGGCAGCGGGCACGGCGTCCTCACGGTCGAGTACGCGCAGAGCGGCTGA
- the pdxR gene encoding MocR-like pyridoxine biosynthesis transcription factor PdxR, whose product MGSSELLIVLDRESGTSLQQQVCDQVTVLVRSGQLRPGDSVPASRELALQLGVSRTVVTRAYELLRAHGILTARRGSGTRVAGLAGGAKAGVRRAVPAALAPQPPRSTDEGHSLWQPWEPAPTYRPGTALDFRHGTPALADFPVTRWLQSLQEAYGRADAAALGYGPAEGSPRLRTEIATLVRQSRALDASVGRIMVTGGATQAMDILVRMLVKPGDVVVIEDPSHTVLRQVFGCSEATVVPVPVDEQGLRVGDIDACVRAQGHDPARVRLVYVTPSHQFPTGFIMSEERRRALLDWAYERGATILEDDYHNEFTFTAERLPALAAARHRDTVVYVGSFSKTLFPALRIGYAILPPHLVQPFLGVKWITDRLTPTVDQDALAHFIATGAYTRHISRMTRLYRQRRSRLIEVLLEHFGSEVRISGEAAGLHILVTLTGTRGATEAEIARRAAGRGVRIYPASGYFVRELPDEPTFLVGYAALTTARITEGVALLAAVVREVRDASAARIPPG is encoded by the coding sequence GTGGGGTCGTCGGAGCTGCTCATCGTCCTGGATCGGGAGAGTGGCACGTCCTTGCAGCAGCAGGTGTGCGATCAGGTGACGGTGCTGGTGCGGTCGGGGCAGCTGCGGCCCGGGGACTCCGTGCCCGCGTCCCGGGAGCTCGCCCTTCAGCTCGGGGTCTCGCGGACCGTGGTCACTCGGGCCTATGAACTGCTGCGGGCCCACGGCATTCTCACCGCCCGGCGCGGGTCCGGGACCCGGGTCGCCGGGCTGGCGGGCGGGGCAAAGGCCGGTGTCCGGCGGGCGGTGCCCGCGGCGCTCGCCCCGCAGCCGCCGAGGTCGACGGACGAGGGCCACTCCCTGTGGCAGCCGTGGGAGCCCGCGCCCACCTACCGTCCGGGCACCGCCCTCGACTTCCGGCACGGCACGCCCGCGCTCGCCGACTTCCCCGTGACGCGCTGGCTCCAGTCGCTCCAGGAGGCGTACGGCAGGGCCGACGCCGCCGCGCTCGGCTATGGACCGGCCGAGGGCTCTCCCAGGCTGCGTACGGAGATCGCCACGCTGGTGCGGCAGAGCCGCGCCCTGGACGCGTCCGTCGGCCGGATCATGGTCACCGGCGGCGCCACCCAGGCCATGGACATCCTCGTCAGGATGCTGGTGAAGCCGGGTGACGTGGTCGTCATCGAGGACCCGAGCCACACCGTGCTGCGGCAGGTCTTCGGCTGCTCCGAGGCCACCGTGGTGCCCGTACCAGTGGACGAGCAGGGGCTGCGGGTCGGTGACATCGACGCGTGTGTGCGGGCGCAGGGGCACGACCCGGCGCGGGTCAGACTGGTGTACGTGACGCCGTCGCACCAGTTTCCGACCGGTTTCATCATGTCCGAGGAGCGTCGGCGCGCCCTGCTCGATTGGGCCTACGAGCGCGGCGCGACGATCCTGGAGGACGACTACCACAACGAGTTCACCTTCACCGCCGAGCGCCTGCCCGCCCTGGCCGCCGCCCGGCACCGGGACACCGTCGTCTACGTCGGCAGTTTCAGCAAGACGCTCTTCCCCGCGCTGCGGATCGGGTACGCGATCCTCCCGCCGCACCTCGTGCAGCCCTTCCTCGGCGTCAAGTGGATCACCGACCGGCTGACGCCCACCGTCGACCAGGACGCGCTCGCCCACTTCATCGCGACCGGCGCCTACACCCGCCACATCAGCCGGATGACCCGGCTGTACCGGCAGCGCAGGAGCCGCCTCATCGAGGTCCTGCTCGAACACTTCGGCTCCGAGGTGCGCATCTCCGGCGAGGCGGCGGGCCTGCACATCCTGGTCACGCTCACCGGCACGCGCGGCGCGACGGAGGCCGAGATCGCCCGGCGCGCGGCCGGACGCGGGGTGCGGATCTACCCCGCGTCCGGCTACTTCGTACGGGAGTTGCCGGACGAGCCAACATTCCTGGTCGGGTACGCGGCCCTGACCACCGCCCGCATCACCGAAGGCGTCGCGCTGTTGGCCGCCGTCGTGCGGGAGGTCAGGGACGCGTCGGCCGCGCGGATCCCGCCGGGGTGA
- a CDS encoding UbiD family decarboxylase, with the protein MTRRSPADLRTVLAGLDLMPGQLVRVREEVPARFGVSGHYAKWAGAPAPPPTGPGPAVMYERVTPSGAGAEARAVLMGLYGTRRRAAALLGTTPARLPHQLLDAVAAPVPPVRAREGREPARVVLPPDLTALPVPVLTDEDAGPYLTLGAVLATDPETGVRNLSIHRMCVQGPDLLTLWMVPGRDLEAAYRSALRAGCPLPVAIHLGLGPAVLLSSCCPTSLVPTGLDELAVAGALGGAPVELARCRTVDAEYVADAEYVLEGELLPDLAPENLRGTAATPEFLGYQGRAHPALPTVRITGITARDGAILQAVSGPGHEQSVLLGFGMEAAVLGRLREWDAPVKSVHCHTAGGGQLMVVLQWFHKRSAADDEVVRKASESVLEDFRMAKMVVSVDEDVDLESDEDLWWAMTTRMQADRDVVVLPDREGFPLDPTQSTAYSPALSADGRTAKVVFDCTVPHAQRDRFHRPRFTPAGSARPTRP; encoded by the coding sequence GTGACGCGCCGCAGCCCCGCCGACCTGCGCACCGTGCTGGCCGGACTCGACCTGATGCCCGGCCAGCTGGTCCGGGTGCGGGAGGAGGTCCCGGCCAGGTTCGGGGTTTCCGGGCACTACGCGAAGTGGGCGGGTGCCCCGGCGCCCCCGCCCACGGGCCCCGGCCCCGCCGTCATGTACGAGCGGGTCACGCCCAGCGGTGCGGGCGCCGAAGCGCGGGCCGTGCTCATGGGCCTGTACGGCACCCGCCGCCGGGCCGCCGCCCTCCTCGGCACCACCCCGGCGCGGCTGCCGCACCAGCTGCTGGACGCGGTCGCCGCGCCGGTGCCGCCGGTCCGGGCCAGGGAGGGCAGGGAGCCCGCCCGGGTCGTGCTCCCGCCGGACCTTACCGCGCTCCCGGTGCCGGTCCTCACCGACGAGGACGCGGGCCCGTACCTGACCCTCGGCGCGGTCCTCGCGACCGACCCGGAGACCGGCGTACGCAACCTCTCCATCCACCGGATGTGCGTGCAGGGCCCCGACCTGCTCACCCTCTGGATGGTGCCGGGGCGCGACCTGGAGGCGGCGTACCGGTCGGCGCTGCGGGCGGGCTGTCCGCTGCCCGTCGCCATCCACCTGGGTCTCGGCCCCGCCGTGCTGCTCTCCTCCTGCTGCCCGACCTCCCTCGTTCCCACCGGGCTCGACGAGCTCGCGGTGGCGGGTGCGCTGGGCGGAGCGCCGGTGGAGCTCGCGCGGTGCCGCACCGTGGACGCGGAGTACGTCGCGGACGCCGAGTACGTCCTTGAAGGCGAGCTCCTGCCCGACCTGGCGCCGGAGAATCTGCGCGGGACCGCCGCCACCCCGGAGTTCCTCGGCTACCAGGGCCGGGCGCACCCCGCGCTGCCGACCGTCCGAATCACCGGGATCACCGCACGCGACGGCGCCATCCTCCAAGCCGTCTCGGGGCCCGGTCACGAACAGTCGGTGCTGCTCGGCTTCGGGATGGAGGCGGCGGTGCTGGGTCGGCTGCGGGAGTGGGACGCCCCGGTGAAGTCCGTGCACTGCCACACGGCGGGCGGCGGCCAGCTCATGGTGGTGCTCCAGTGGTTCCACAAGCGCTCGGCGGCCGACGACGAAGTGGTGCGCAAGGCCTCGGAGTCGGTCCTTGAGGATTTCCGGATGGCCAAGATGGTTGTCTCGGTCGACGAGGACGTCGACCTGGAGTCCGACGAGGACCTGTGGTGGGCGATGACCACACGCATGCAGGCGGACCGGGATGTCGTGGTGCTGCCGGACAGGGAGGGCTTCCCGCTCGACCCGACGCAGTCCACCGCCTACTCCCCGGCCCTCTCGGCGGACGGCCGCACGGCCAAGGTGGTCTTCGACTGCACCGTGCCGCACGCTCAGCGGGACCGTTTTCACCGCCCCCGCTTCACCCCGGCGGGATCCGCGCGGCCGACGCGTCCCTGA
- a CDS encoding chorismate mutase — translation MTEETTGAARIEELRESIDALDRQIVGLLARRTAVVRELTEFKRDEETVRSPGRVEQVIAKVRRLAEEEGMPPGIAEAAYRTLIAELTELQMRRLAERHAASGPASAEGAA, via the coding sequence ATGACCGAGGAGACGACGGGCGCCGCGCGCATCGAGGAGCTGCGTGAGTCCATCGACGCGCTGGACCGGCAGATCGTCGGACTGCTCGCGCGGCGCACCGCCGTGGTGCGGGAGCTGACGGAGTTCAAGCGCGACGAGGAGACCGTGCGTTCGCCGGGGCGGGTGGAACAGGTCATCGCCAAGGTGCGCCGCCTCGCCGAGGAGGAGGGCATGCCCCCGGGCATCGCCGAGGCCGCCTACCGCACGCTCATCGCCGAGCTGACCGAACTCCAGATGCGGCGGCTCGCCGAGCGGCACGCGGCATCGGGCCCGGCCTCGGCGGAGGGTGCCGCGTGA
- a CDS encoding cupin domain-containing protein: MTATTAPAVVGIDFDDIPWEKWDKPGAEGRVKLAYTGGLRVRLLELPAGFNEEHWCERGHQGYVLQGEFTIHFDNRSVPCRPGMGFVIPGDERHRSQGSDSEPTVVYVVDQVPAA; encoded by the coding sequence ATGACCGCAACGACCGCCCCTGCCGTCGTCGGGATCGACTTCGACGACATTCCCTGGGAGAAGTGGGACAAGCCCGGCGCTGAGGGACGCGTGAAGCTCGCGTACACCGGCGGCCTGCGCGTACGCCTGCTCGAACTGCCCGCGGGCTTCAACGAGGAGCACTGGTGCGAGCGCGGCCACCAGGGCTATGTGCTCCAGGGCGAGTTCACGATCCACTTCGACAACCGGTCGGTGCCCTGCCGTCCCGGCATGGGCTTCGTGATTCCCGGCGACGAGCGGCACCGCTCGCAGGGTTCCGACAGCGAGCCGACCGTCGTGTACGTCGTCGACCAGGTGCCCGCGGCATGA
- a CDS encoding flavodoxin family protein, which translates to MLDTQGTRPVILGISGSERPGGNTDLALDYAGELAEKRGVEFRTIHLRDHRISPCSPCGNCNARTVPCGLRDDVPGIVEEMKRADGIVYAVPVHGFGLAHLMQIFIERAGVGFLRFDRPLANKVGGIIVTSRRYSDASVHAQLVDNLLLNRMILVGSGFPAMLRNAAREPGLTDAEGLDALERMVHRMIDMTLLLRRHQAETGEPVLQPDDRNERVARAHSLT; encoded by the coding sequence ATGCTGGACACGCAAGGCACACGGCCGGTCATTCTCGGGATATCGGGGTCCGAGAGACCCGGCGGCAACACCGATCTCGCACTCGACTACGCGGGCGAGCTTGCGGAGAAGCGTGGGGTCGAGTTCCGCACGATCCACCTGCGCGACCACCGCATCTCGCCGTGCAGCCCGTGCGGCAACTGCAACGCGCGGACCGTCCCGTGCGGGCTGCGGGACGACGTGCCCGGCATCGTCGAGGAGATGAAGCGGGCCGACGGCATCGTCTACGCCGTGCCCGTGCACGGCTTCGGCCTGGCCCATCTCATGCAGATCTTCATCGAGCGGGCGGGCGTCGGATTCCTGCGCTTCGACCGTCCGCTGGCCAACAAGGTCGGCGGGATCATCGTCACGAGCCGCCGCTACAGCGACGCCTCCGTGCACGCCCAGCTCGTCGACAATCTGCTGCTCAACCGGATGATCCTGGTGGGCAGCGGGTTCCCCGCCATGCTGCGCAACGCCGCCAGGGAACCGGGCCTCACCGACGCCGAGGGCCTGGACGCCCTGGAGCGGATGGTCCACCGCATGATCGACATGACGCTGCTGCTGCGCAGGCACCAGGCGGAGACCGGCGAACCGGTGCTCCAGCCGGACGACCGCAACGAACGGGTCGCGCGGGCCCACTCGCTGACCTGA
- a CDS encoding TrpB-like pyridoxal phosphate-dependent enzyme, whose amino-acid sequence MSQTKFLLSEDRLPTTWYNAVADLPKPLDPMLHPGTREPLTPADLEPLFPAELIAQEFSTDASVDIPGAVLDVYKQWRPSPLVRARRLEKALDTPARIYFKNEGVSPAGSHKLNTAIPQAYYNKRAGVERLTTETGAGQWGSSLSLACQYFGLVCEVYMVKVSYQQKPYRRGLMETFGASVTASPSDRTAAGRAALAADPDSPGSLGLAISEAVEAAVSSNGTAKYALGSVLNHVLMHQTIIGQEAQLQMELAEDYPDIVIGAVGGGSNFGGLALPFLGEQLRGGRPVRAIAVEPASCPTLTQGRLEYDFGDTAGLTPLTMMHTLGHDFVPPSIHAGGLRYHGMSPIISALKDLDYLEARSVPQTACFEAGVTFARHEGIVPAPESTHAVRVAIDEALACKESGESKSIVFSLSGHGHFDMQAYIDYFAGKLKD is encoded by the coding sequence ATGTCCCAGACGAAGTTCCTGCTGTCCGAAGACCGCCTCCCCACCACCTGGTACAACGCGGTCGCGGACCTGCCCAAGCCGCTGGATCCGATGCTGCATCCCGGTACCCGCGAGCCGCTCACCCCGGCGGACCTCGAGCCGCTGTTCCCCGCGGAGCTGATAGCCCAGGAGTTCTCCACGGACGCGAGCGTGGACATCCCCGGCGCCGTGCTCGACGTCTACAAGCAGTGGCGCCCGAGCCCGCTGGTCCGCGCCCGCCGCCTGGAGAAGGCGCTGGACACCCCGGCCCGCATCTACTTCAAGAACGAGGGCGTCAGCCCGGCGGGCAGCCACAAGCTCAACACGGCGATTCCGCAGGCGTACTACAACAAGCGAGCCGGAGTGGAGCGGCTCACCACGGAGACCGGCGCGGGCCAGTGGGGCAGCTCCCTCTCGCTCGCCTGCCAGTACTTCGGCCTCGTCTGCGAGGTCTACATGGTCAAGGTGAGCTACCAGCAGAAGCCCTACCGCCGGGGTCTGATGGAGACGTTCGGGGCGAGCGTCACCGCGAGCCCCAGCGACCGCACCGCGGCTGGGCGCGCCGCGCTCGCCGCCGACCCGGACTCGCCCGGCAGCCTCGGCCTCGCCATCTCCGAGGCGGTGGAGGCGGCGGTCAGCAGCAACGGCACCGCCAAGTACGCGCTTGGCTCGGTGCTCAACCACGTGCTGATGCACCAGACCATCATCGGCCAGGAGGCCCAGCTCCAGATGGAGCTGGCCGAGGACTACCCGGACATCGTGATCGGCGCCGTGGGCGGCGGCTCCAACTTCGGCGGCCTCGCCCTGCCCTTCCTCGGCGAGCAGCTGCGCGGCGGGCGCCCGGTCCGCGCCATCGCCGTCGAGCCCGCCTCCTGCCCGACGCTGACCCAGGGCAGGCTCGAATACGACTTCGGCGACACCGCCGGGCTGACCCCGCTCACCATGATGCACACCCTCGGCCACGACTTCGTGCCACCGAGCATCCACGCGGGCGGCCTCCGCTACCACGGCATGTCGCCGATCATCAGCGCGCTCAAGGACCTCGACTACCTGGAGGCACGCTCCGTACCGCAGACCGCCTGCTTCGAGGCCGGCGTCACCTTCGCCCGCCACGAGGGCATCGTGCCCGCGCCGGAGTCGACGCACGCGGTGCGCGTCGCCATCGACGAGGCGCTGGCCTGCAAGGAGTCCGGCGAGTCGAAGAGCATCGTGTTCTCGCTCTCGGGCCACGGCCACTTCGACATGCAGGCCTACATCGACTACTTCGCAGGCAAGCTCAAGGACTGA
- a CDS encoding MFS transporter, translated as MWLTRFRELPLALRVLFLASFVNRAGMFVFPLLAVYLVRGEGLSPGEAGLLISIGSTGLLVGSLLSGPLCDLRGRRTALLTALLLNAAGYLGLAVLDGPPWTYAGLLFIALVGMGMFSPASNTLVADLTTPEQRPFAYTLSYVGNNLGMGVGPLLGGVAAAYSYHVMFAGNILAGLACAAMIVIWVPHDRRTPAGGPRTKDRAISLGHGHVLLIVLVSFFYVAPLIGLEYALPLAVTTVLDESAGLVGAVYTINSVVVVSLGLLMEKRISAYGAKPLLLVAGLLWSLGLAVIAFAFSLPAILLSTVVWTLGEIIVSVVVPTYIADHVNERRVGSFMALNGLVLGLARLVVPVGLGVIWTAHGHGPVFLTLLAAPLLGMAVFALLRIRPSAAVPAAPPAPEPQALPVEPLDAPRGAN; from the coding sequence ATGTGGCTGACCCGGTTCAGAGAACTGCCGCTCGCCCTGCGTGTGCTCTTCCTCGCGTCCTTCGTCAACCGCGCGGGCATGTTCGTCTTCCCGCTGCTCGCCGTCTACCTGGTGCGCGGTGAGGGCCTGAGCCCCGGCGAGGCCGGACTGCTGATCTCCATCGGCAGTACGGGCCTGCTGGTCGGCAGCCTGCTCAGCGGACCGCTCTGCGATCTGCGCGGCAGGCGCACAGCGCTGCTCACAGCGCTGCTCCTGAACGCGGCGGGCTATCTCGGCCTCGCCGTCCTCGACGGGCCACCGTGGACGTACGCGGGACTGCTGTTCATCGCCCTGGTCGGCATGGGGATGTTCAGCCCGGCGTCCAACACCCTGGTCGCCGATCTCACCACACCCGAACAGCGGCCCTTCGCGTACACCCTCAGCTATGTCGGCAACAACCTCGGCATGGGTGTCGGCCCGCTGCTCGGCGGCGTCGCGGCGGCCTACTCGTACCACGTCATGTTCGCGGGCAACATCCTCGCCGGCCTCGCGTGTGCGGCGATGATCGTGATCTGGGTCCCGCACGACCGCCGCACCCCCGCCGGCGGGCCCCGGACCAAGGACCGTGCGATCTCCCTGGGCCACGGTCATGTGCTGCTGATCGTCCTGGTCTCCTTCTTCTACGTCGCCCCGCTGATCGGCCTCGAATACGCGCTGCCGCTCGCGGTCACCACGGTCCTGGACGAGTCCGCGGGCCTGGTCGGCGCCGTCTACACCATCAACAGCGTCGTCGTGGTCAGCCTCGGCCTCCTCATGGAGAAGCGCATCAGCGCCTACGGCGCCAAGCCGCTGCTGCTCGTCGCGGGGCTGCTGTGGTCGCTGGGCCTGGCCGTGATCGCCTTCGCGTTCTCGCTGCCCGCCATCCTGCTCTCCACTGTCGTGTGGACACTCGGCGAGATCATCGTCTCCGTCGTCGTGCCCACGTACATCGCCGACCACGTCAACGAGCGCCGCGTCGGCAGCTTCATGGCGCTCAACGGCCTCGTCCTCGGCCTCGCCCGGCTCGTCGTGCCGGTCGGCCTCGGCGTCATCTGGACGGCCCACGGTCACGGGCCCGTCTTCCTCACCCTGCTCGCCGCCCCGCTGCTCGGCATGGCCGTGTTCGCGCTGCTGCGCATCAGGCCGTCGGCCGCCGTACCCGCGGCACCGCCCGCACCGGAGCCCCAGGCCCTTCCCGTGGAGCCGCTCGACGCCCCACGAGGAGCCAACTAG
- a CDS encoding ATP-grasp domain-containing protein, producing the protein MSRSILVVYRPAAGRYTAQFRSVVEAAAELGVATVVLLPTGWEAPETKGLACYHADLDDTAAVRAAVDGIHAEHPIERIFPLFEGDVLPASRSRRDHGIPGLTPDQALNFRDKNVMHRRAEELGVRVARSCRPDTVTAVAEFAEEAGYPVVIKPYAGWACGDTYRVDSRDDLDRVWEAMGDDRHEYRVEEFIRGTEYHVDSLFQNGEVVFEQLSQYTYSVLEYLDEPGGTISRKHGLSEREQRILDLNAVVLRGFGLSTGVVHAEFFLPDDGGDPVFGEAGARAGGGSIVPAIEAGRGINLAGEWCRLELDPDHRPAARLGPEIGTEYLGSPKYGRITAITTPEELTALDTVLDADVWKSVGDVLAAPTASNDVLGWYVCEGTDFEDVRARFKTVRDAFRVETERS; encoded by the coding sequence ATGAGCCGTTCGATCCTGGTGGTGTACCGCCCGGCCGCCGGCCGCTACACGGCGCAGTTCCGCAGTGTCGTCGAGGCCGCCGCCGAACTCGGCGTGGCGACCGTGGTGCTGCTGCCGACCGGCTGGGAGGCGCCCGAGACCAAGGGGCTGGCCTGCTACCACGCCGATCTGGACGACACGGCCGCCGTACGGGCCGCGGTCGACGGCATCCACGCCGAGCACCCCATCGAGCGGATCTTCCCGCTCTTCGAGGGCGACGTGCTGCCCGCGAGCCGCAGCCGCCGCGACCACGGCATCCCGGGTCTCACCCCGGACCAGGCGCTCAACTTCCGCGACAAGAACGTCATGCACCGCAGGGCCGAGGAGCTGGGCGTGCGGGTGGCCCGCTCCTGCCGCCCCGACACGGTGACGGCGGTCGCGGAGTTCGCCGAGGAGGCGGGCTACCCGGTCGTGATCAAGCCGTACGCGGGCTGGGCCTGCGGCGACACCTACCGGGTGGACAGCCGCGATGACCTGGACCGGGTCTGGGAGGCGATGGGCGACGACCGGCACGAGTACCGGGTCGAGGAGTTCATTCGCGGCACCGAGTACCACGTCGACTCGCTGTTCCAGAACGGCGAGGTGGTCTTCGAGCAGCTCTCCCAGTACACGTACTCCGTCCTGGAGTACCTCGACGAGCCGGGCGGCACCATCTCCCGCAAGCACGGCCTGAGCGAGCGCGAACAGCGCATCCTCGATCTGAACGCCGTGGTGCTGCGCGGGTTCGGGCTGTCCACCGGTGTGGTGCACGCGGAGTTCTTCCTGCCCGACGACGGCGGCGACCCCGTCTTCGGCGAGGCGGGCGCACGCGCGGGCGGCGGCTCGATCGTCCCGGCCATCGAGGCGGGGCGCGGCATCAACCTGGCGGGCGAGTGGTGCCGCCTCGAACTCGACCCGGACCACCGGCCCGCCGCCCGGCTCGGCCCGGAGATCGGCACCGAGTACCTCGGCTCCCCGAAGTACGGGCGCATCACCGCCATCACCACCCCCGAGGAGCTGACCGCGCTCGACACGGTCCTCGACGCCGATGTGTGGAAGAGCGTGGGCGACGTGCTGGCCGCGCCGACCGCGTCCAACGACGTCCTCGGCTGGTACGTGTGCGAGGGCACCGACTTCGAGGACGTCCGGGCCCGCTTCAAGACCGTACGGGACGCGTTCCGTGTAGAGACCGAACGGAGCTGA
- a CDS encoding B3/B4 domain-containing protein, with protein sequence MDSTTPGTDTLTVTVDARLTARVPGYVLGLIAVPDIEVVRAAAAMDGLLTAAEDALHARTLSKADVSALPTIAAWRDAYRAVEVNPNRFPCAAESVLRRVAKGDRLPRINSAVDLCNAMSLASGLPVASCDVGDIEGELSVRLADGDETYLPLGAPDAPEHPEPGEVVYADGRGRAHSRRWNWRQGDVVKTGLGRHKLLLTVESAHEGGRDDVEEVLGRITEALTGLTGSVGRPLVLDRSTPSGELFGAPSAAPVR encoded by the coding sequence ATGGATAGCACCACCCCCGGCACGGACACCCTGACCGTCACGGTCGACGCGCGGCTGACCGCGCGTGTGCCCGGCTATGTGCTCGGCCTGATCGCCGTACCGGACATCGAGGTCGTCAGGGCCGCGGCCGCCATGGACGGCCTGCTCACCGCGGCCGAGGACGCGCTGCACGCCAGGACGCTCAGCAAGGCGGACGTCTCCGCGCTGCCCACCATCGCAGCCTGGCGCGACGCCTACCGGGCCGTCGAGGTGAACCCCAACCGCTTTCCCTGCGCCGCCGAGTCGGTACTGCGCCGGGTGGCCAAGGGGGACCGGCTGCCGCGGATCAACTCCGCCGTCGACCTGTGCAACGCGATGTCGCTGGCCAGCGGTCTGCCTGTCGCCTCCTGCGACGTGGGGGACATCGAGGGGGAACTGTCTGTGCGGCTCGCCGACGGCGACGAGACCTATCTGCCGCTCGGCGCCCCCGACGCGCCGGAGCACCCCGAGCCCGGCGAGGTCGTGTACGCCGACGGGCGGGGCCGGGCGCACTCGCGCCGGTGGAACTGGCGGCAGGGCGACGTGGTCAAGACCGGCCTCGGCCGGCACAAGCTCCTCCTCACCGTCGAGTCCGCGCACGAGGGCGGCAGGGACGACGTCGAGGAGGTGCTCGGCCGGATCACGGAAGCGCTCACCGGTCTCACCGGGAGCGTCGGGCGACCGCTGGTGCTCGACCGGTCCACGCCGTCCGGGGAGCTGTTTGGTGCCCCCTCGGCCGCACCGGTCCGCTGA